Genomic segment of Veillonella parvula DSM 2008:
TGCGGGATGTCTCTTTTTTGCTTTTAATAGAAGGAGTATATATGTCAGTATATATTCATGGTGGGCTTAGAAGTCCTATCGGCGTTTTAAATGGACAATATAAACATATGAGACCCGAGATTTTGGGCTCTCAAGTAATTGATGAAATAATTAATCGTTATACTATTTCACATATAGATGGAATCTTCTGTGGTAATGCGGTTGGTACTGGTGGTAACCTTGGCCGTCTCATGGGGCTTATGTGTAATTTACCAAATTCTGTGCCTGCTATCACCGTTGATATGCAATGTGCCTCGGCATTAATGAGTATTGAGATGGCGTATACACATATTGTGTCAGGTGTTATGAATGCTGTCATTGCGGGTGGTATTGAAAGTTCTTCGTTACAGCCAGAGCGGGTGTATGCATCAGGGGATGATCGAAAAGGAACCTATAAGGTAGCTCAATTTACGCCCCAAAATCAATCTCTTTTAGCCATGCTCGAAGGGGCTGAGCGGACTATCCATAAACACAATGTAACAAAGGAGGATTTATATCCACATATTATTGGCAGTCATCAAAGAGCATCAGCTGCTTTAGATAACCCATATTTACAGTCATATATTATGCCTATTACTATAGATGGTAAAAGATGTATAGATGAATGTATTCGACCTACGATGAACGAGAAACTCTTGTCTAGGATGAAGCCTTTGTTGGGAGCTGACTCTATTACAAATGCAGGTAATGCGTGTTTAACTCATGATGGAGCGGCCTTTGTATATTTATCTAATAAAAAGGGTCCTTTTAAAATTCATAGCGTTAAACCTTGGGCAGGAAATCCTCAGTTTAGTCCGGAGGGCGCTCTTGAAAGTACAGAAGCCATTTTAAAACGTACAGGTTTAACTATGGATGATATTGATGTGGTGGAATGGAATGAAGCTTTTGCCATCATTGATGTTCTTTTTAACAAGGCGTACCCTAATCACATTAAAAAATATAACATGCTTGGAGGTGCCTTAGCTTATGGACATCCCTATGGATGTTCTGGTGCCATATTAGTGCTTCACTGTATGGCTGCTTTAGAATCTTGTGGTGGTCGTTATGGTTTATGTGCTATTGCTGGTGCAGGGGGCACAGGTACGGCTTTAATTATGGAACGCATGTAATATGACAATTATTGAACGCTTACAACAGCATAAAGATTTAGAGCCCCATAAAATGGCTTTAATCGTAGATGACATACAATATACATATGGTGAACTATATGATGCTATTCTATCGGTCGGTATTAATAATACAAGTCGCATTGTAAATCTTACTCAGTCTAAAAAGACATTAAATACTAAGATTCTTTTAATTCAGGAACTGTCGTTTGTTGAACAACTTACACAGTGGCTTGGGGCATTACATAAAGGTAATATTCCTATGGTATGTCACAATGAGATGGATACGGCTTATGTAGATGAGCTAGCTCGTATTATAGCCTATGAAGGTGTACCGCCATTAGCTGATTTTGGGGTACTTACATCGGGGACTACGGGACGACCAAAATCTTTGTGGAGACGAGAAATGTCTTGGCGCGATTTTTTTGATATTCAAAATGATATTTTTCATATAAACAAAGATACTAAAATCTTTTTACAGGGAAGCTTTAGTTTCACAGGTGTTAGCAATATGGTCATTGCCTCTTTATGGACTGGAGGGACCGTGGTTACAACGAGTTCCTTGCGTCCTAGTAGATGGATGCAGCTTATAGAGGAATACAATGTAGACCATATATATGCATTACCAACGAAACTACGATTATTGGTTCGACATTGTAAAAGTAAATTATCATCCATTAAATACATCATTGCAGGATCTCAAGCTCTGGATCGACAATTAATGGAACAGTTACAACATATATGCCCTGATATGGAGTTTATCTTGTACTATGGTGCATCAGAGCTTAACTATATAACGTATTGCACTGGTAAAGAATGGTTAGCGCGAGAAGGTACGGTAGGGAGACCATTTCCAACCGTGAAAATCGCAGAGAATGATAATGTCATTTATGTGACAACAAATTATCGTATTGAAGGAATTCCCAATACGTATACTGTAAATGATTGTGGATACATTGATAGTGACGGGTATCTTATGTTTAATGGGAGAGCAGGTGACGTAATCAATAAAGGGGGATATAAAATTTCTATCCCAGAGATGGAATTGTATTTACAATCTTTACAAGGGGTTTCCGAGGTTGCTATTATCGATATTGCTGATGAGATACGAGGGGAAGACTATGTAGTTTATATGGTGCTAGATGGTGAGGTTAGATTGAGTGAAGTTATAGAACTTATTCATAATAAAAGACCTCCTGTAGAGTGGCCAAAAGCTATAATAGAAGTTCCTATGTTACCCCTTACGGAATGCTCAAAAGTTGATAAACGAAAGTTAAAAGAGTGGTATAATAAAGGGTAAACATTTTTTGTACTACAAGGAGGCATCATGCAGATTAATAAGGCGGCGCTAGAGATTTTTGACTTTACATCCTCGTTAGCTGTATATTCTGAACATGAATTAAAGGTTGGGGATCAAGCTATACAAGATTATATTGCAAATCATGTAGTTAAGGCTTTCAAAGATCCAGGGGCTAGAACCGGAACCTTACATGATGCGAGTCCTGTAGGCAAACAATTAGTAGACTATAAAAATGGAGCGCTTAAGTTTATTGATTTATCTAAGAATTTAGGTGAAAGCTTGTTTACATATATGAAACAAGCTACTGATTCTGTTGTTATTGATACAATTATCTGTGAAGCCGTTACGGATACGCCTTATGTTTGTATTCTTTTGTGTCAAGCTCATGATGCTTTTACCCATCAATTATTCAGTGAAGATGATGGTACATTGGCTACAGAACTCGTTTCTCATAAGGCAGTACTACCTATGCCATCACAAAAATTACGGGCCTTTGCATCTATTAATCTCTCTAATTTTAGTGTTCGTATTTTTGAACCTAAAGGTGAATTTGATGGTGAGGTATCCTATATCCTAGCAGATAAGGTCTTGCAATTAGGGACTAATCAATCCTCGCGAGATACGGTGAGAAAGGTAAAGACTATCGTAGATAAGGTGGCTCAAGCTCATGAGTCTGATGGCGTTGTTGAGTTGACAACGGCTAAATCTATGATTGCTAAAAATGCAGAAGTATCAGATACCGTTGATCCTGTTCGTATTGTAGAAGAGGTATTTAAAGCGAATCCTATTCAACAAGAGGCGGCAAAGAAAGAATTAGCTGATGCGGATATGCTGCGTCCTTTGCCAGTAAATCGTGAGTTTGCCACGAAGGTTGGAGAGCATCATAAGATTAAAACAGATACAGGTATTGAGATTTCATTTCCTGTAGAATATATGAAAAATCGTGAGTTTATTGAGATAAAAACTAATGATGATGGTACTTTGCGTATTGAATTAAAAAATATTAATAAAATCGTAAATAAATAGTAATGAAAAATTATATTTGTCTATAGAAATATATTATGTAATGATTAAATTTATTTGCTATGCTAGTATATGGAGGTTATGATGAGTAAAGAGAAACATAAAAAAACAAACGCATTACGTATTTTAGATACTCATAAGATACCTTATAGTATTAGCGAATATGAGTGGTCTGAAGAGCGTGCTGCTGGCCTTCATGTAGTAGAAGCATTAAAACTCGATGAGAAACAAGTCTTTAAAACATTAGTTGGCAAAGGTGACAAAACTGGATATGTAGTATTCTGTATTCCTGTGGCTGAAGAGTTAGATATGAAACAGGCAGCACGTGTTAGTCATAATAAGTCTGTAGAGCTTGTTCATGTTAAGGATTTGTTAAGTATTACAGGTTATTTGCGCGGTGGATGTTCTCCAGTAGGCATGAAAAAAGCATTTCCTACCTATTTTGATGCTACTATGGAACCCCAAAAGTTTGTATATGTAAGCGTAGGTTTACGCGGGATGCAAATGAAGGTAAATCCAAAGGATTTGGCATCTGTCGTAAATGCTGAATTTGTTGAACTGACAATGGACCATTAAGGGGGACGTATGGCAAAAAAGTTTTATGCTGTTCGTCAGGGCCGTGTACCAGGAGTTTATACTACATGGTCTGACTGTGAGAAACAAGTAAAGGGCTATGGTGGTGCTATCTACAAATCATTTTCGACAGAAGTAGAAGCACGTGCTTTTGTAGAGAATTCAGGTTTGTCTTTAAGTGATTTTATGAGCGCTAAAAAGAGTGAACTTAAATTGCCACAAGAAGTGAAGTTTAAATCTATAAATTCTAGGCCTATAGTTTCTAGTTCTAGTATTCAAAGTAAAGTATCAGCAAGTGTTGTGAAACCAGATTTTACTACTCCAAACTATATGGTTGCGTATATCGATGGTAGTTATAATAAAGAGACCAATACTGTTGGGGCAGGTGGGGTTATCTTTTTGAATGGCAAGAGGAAAACTTTTTCTTTTTCCTCTACTGATAAACGATATACATCGTTTTGGAATGTAGCTGGCGAGTTGTTGGCTGCTATGCATGTTATGAAATATGCGGTTGATAGTGGGATTTCTGAATGTTCACTTTACTATGATTATATGGGCATAGAAATGTGGGCTACTAAGGGATGGAAACGTAATAATGAGCTAACCCAAGAGTACTCAGCATTTTATGATTCTATAAAAAATCGTGTGCGAGTTTACTTTCACAAGGTGGCTGCTCATACAGGCGATACATATAATGAAATGGCTGATGCACTAGCAAAACAAGGTGCAGGTATTTAAAGATGTTAGAAGGGAGGGCGCTATGAATATATGTGTTACTGGTGGGGCCGGATTTATTGGGTCCCATTTAGTTGATAGATTAATTGAATTAGGGCACGATGTACTCGTTATAGATGATTTATCTACAGGTATGCGCTCCTTTGTACATGAAGATGCTCGATTTATTGAGATGGATGTACGAGATCCAAAATTACTATCTGTATTTGAAGAGTTTAAGCCGGCTATCGTATTTCATGAAGCGGCACAAACAATGGTTCAATCCTCCATGGAGAACCCAAGTTATGACTGTGATGTAAATCTAATAGGGCTTATTAATGTTCTCGATGCTTGTCGTAAAGTGAAAGTTGAACAATTTTTAATGCCTTCATCAGCTGCTGTATATGGTGACTTGGCAGTATTGCCATTGACTGAAGACTTGAGTGGTATGCCTTCGTCTTTTTACGGCTTGACAAAGCTTACTGCAGAAGGTTATTTGCGTATTTATCATGAAGCTTTTGGATTAAATACAGTATGCTTTAGATATGCTAATGTATATGGACCACGTCAAGGTGATGGCGGTGAAGGTGGCGTTATCAGTATTTTCAACCGCTTGATTGTC
This window contains:
- a CDS encoding thiolase family protein, which produces MSVYIHGGLRSPIGVLNGQYKHMRPEILGSQVIDEIINRYTISHIDGIFCGNAVGTGGNLGRLMGLMCNLPNSVPAITVDMQCASALMSIEMAYTHIVSGVMNAVIAGGIESSSLQPERVYASGDDRKGTYKVAQFTPQNQSLLAMLEGAERTIHKHNVTKEDLYPHIIGSHQRASAALDNPYLQSYIMPITIDGKRCIDECIRPTMNEKLLSRMKPLLGADSITNAGNACLTHDGAAFVYLSNKKGPFKIHSVKPWAGNPQFSPEGALESTEAILKRTGLTMDDIDVVEWNEAFAIIDVLFNKAYPNHIKKYNMLGGALAYGHPYGCSGAILVLHCMAALESCGGRYGLCAIAGAGGTGTALIMERM
- a CDS encoding NAD-dependent epimerase/dehydratase family protein, whose protein sequence is MNICVTGGAGFIGSHLVDRLIELGHDVLVIDDLSTGMRSFVHEDARFIEMDVRDPKLLSVFEEFKPAIVFHEAAQTMVQSSMENPSYDCDVNLIGLINVLDACRKVKVEQFLMPSSAAVYGDLAVLPLTEDLSGMPSSFYGLTKLTAEGYLRIYHEAFGLNTVCFRYANVYGPRQGDGGEGGVISIFNRLIVEGQPLTVFGDGEQTRDFIYVDDVVDANIKAMENGQCTGIYNVSTNKGTSVNELITRFRAISGTDFMVYYENERIGDIKHSRLSNVKAERDFGFIATTTLEAGLQKTLEYFKAHHK
- the ybaK gene encoding Cys-tRNA(Pro) deacylase — its product is MSKEKHKKTNALRILDTHKIPYSISEYEWSEERAAGLHVVEALKLDEKQVFKTLVGKGDKTGYVVFCIPVAEELDMKQAARVSHNKSVELVHVKDLLSITGYLRGGCSPVGMKKAFPTYFDATMEPQKFVYVSVGLRGMQMKVNPKDLASVVNAEFVELTMDH
- a CDS encoding AMP-binding protein — encoded protein: MTIIERLQQHKDLEPHKMALIVDDIQYTYGELYDAILSVGINNTSRIVNLTQSKKTLNTKILLIQELSFVEQLTQWLGALHKGNIPMVCHNEMDTAYVDELARIIAYEGVPPLADFGVLTSGTTGRPKSLWRREMSWRDFFDIQNDIFHINKDTKIFLQGSFSFTGVSNMVIASLWTGGTVVTTSSLRPSRWMQLIEEYNVDHIYALPTKLRLLVRHCKSKLSSIKYIIAGSQALDRQLMEQLQHICPDMEFILYYGASELNYITYCTGKEWLAREGTVGRPFPTVKIAENDNVIYVTTNYRIEGIPNTYTVNDCGYIDSDGYLMFNGRAGDVINKGGYKISIPEMELYLQSLQGVSEVAIIDIADEIRGEDYVVYMVLDGEVRLSEVIELIHNKRPPVEWPKAIIEVPMLPLTECSKVDKRKLKEWYNKG
- a CDS encoding nucleoid-associated protein: MQINKAALEIFDFTSSLAVYSEHELKVGDQAIQDYIANHVVKAFKDPGARTGTLHDASPVGKQLVDYKNGALKFIDLSKNLGESLFTYMKQATDSVVIDTIICEAVTDTPYVCILLCQAHDAFTHQLFSEDDGTLATELVSHKAVLPMPSQKLRAFASINLSNFSVRIFEPKGEFDGEVSYILADKVLQLGTNQSSRDTVRKVKTIVDKVAQAHESDGVVELTTAKSMIAKNAEVSDTVDPVRIVEEVFKANPIQQEAAKKELADADMLRPLPVNREFATKVGEHHKIKTDTGIEISFPVEYMKNREFIEIKTNDDGTLRIELKNINKIVNK
- a CDS encoding ribonuclease H1 domain-containing protein codes for the protein MAKKFYAVRQGRVPGVYTTWSDCEKQVKGYGGAIYKSFSTEVEARAFVENSGLSLSDFMSAKKSELKLPQEVKFKSINSRPIVSSSSIQSKVSASVVKPDFTTPNYMVAYIDGSYNKETNTVGAGGVIFLNGKRKTFSFSSTDKRYTSFWNVAGELLAAMHVMKYAVDSGISECSLYYDYMGIEMWATKGWKRNNELTQEYSAFYDSIKNRVRVYFHKVAAHTGDTYNEMADALAKQGAGI